The window ACTTGGTTTACGAAACGAGCCCTAGTCAAGGGTTCCATTGTAGCTTTACTTAACATCATCTACATACTATTTGCTACTGTTCTACTAGTACTAAATTGCATACTTGAGTTATGTGATTGAGTAAACAGTTAATTGATTTCCAGGAGATTTTGATAGCTAATTAGGAGGTGTAATTAAACAATCACGAAATCAAATAAATAGCTAATCAGAGCCAGGTTTAAATTACCATGTAATGGAGATTGTTGAAGCTTCAGTACTGAGACGCATGGAGTTTCTTTAATTCCACTCGCTCTGTTCATTGTCTGTTCactgttaaaacttaaaaccaTAACCCGGCCCAACCAAATAACCCATGTCATAATCTGGCCCAGTGAATGTTGTCTTGTAATTGTTAGTAGCAACCCGgttatataatttgtaatttattatatttgaattttaatattattttattaatattttagtgttaatgagttgaattttaattaaattatattaaccaactgattaaatattttcacaaaaatttaacttttacaatttattgtctatttataattatttttctactattaatatgtgataatttattattcaattaattttaaattagatttttcacatttcgtatatcttcatatgtatgaaaaaagatatttatcGTATAACAGTTTGGAGTTAGAAAGTGTTGCGTAAAAAAAGTTATCTAAagattcttgttaaaaaaaattaaaaattagatatttataattttatttttaacatcattataatttttttaaataaaatattatatgataatgtattgtcatgagtgattttagtatttaaaactatttaacaatgtaagaATAATAGACCTCCACAATGTTGTAGACTTATAGTCTTAGAGGGAGAGTATCAAACCAAAATATATAACTGAAAAATTGGGtcacaaattatacccatgttgacttattatagtataatatagattatTATTATGGTGCacagtttttgttttttatttttaacttaatttttggAAATTTATTCACATTTAGACCATCACGTTTTTTGTATGGATTTAGACGCTCGGCTTTTTTTTAAGAGAAGCTAAGAATTCGATAAAATACTCGAATTTAGCCGGTACAAATATTTGAATTGCCAATTATAGCATCTATAATATGATTGTGAGACAGAAAATGAACCAAACAAATACCCGTTTGTTTTCAAATCATTTAacacataaattatataaactttttaatttaAGAATATCAGAATCATATctcaaacaattaaatctaCATTAGTTATGAACACATAACATCACAATTGGCTTTCATGTATGCACCATCGCCTGATTTTCAGCACAATATCCAGAACTATTAGTTATATCAATTAATATTGGAACAACAACTATCCCAAAATATGAACAATTATTTGTCATGAGAGGTGAACCTATAATAAGTcacacaaaaaaatcaaaacataaaacactaTCTCACAAATTACTAACaaccttgataacaaggtactcaaTGAAAATTCACCCAAAAGGGATTagatcttgattttattaaaaaaaaccgaTAAATAGGAAAGAGGATGGAAGAGCGAAGGGGCTTAATCAGTGAAGGGGATGAAGGTTCAAGTGCGGAGAAGTAACGGCTATAAGCCTATAACCCTAATTTTTGAAGTCGACTATCAAAACTACAAATCCTAGAAACAGTATATACTTAAATTACAGACACtcactttatatataatataatttggacTTTCAATGATGCGATTTAAAAACGAAACCCAACGATGTAAGGtcactaaaaatatattaatgctATACTTTTTTTAGTACAATTATGTTGATTaacatactatatatatatatatatatatatatatatatatatatatatatatatataattagaggAAATAGGGTTTTACATTCGTCCATTTTTTGATAAAACATAGGATTTTATTTATACATGCACGTAGTTATAGGAATaaagttaaattttttgttttcttttacttgaatggaaattggaaataaaataaatttaaatttttaagcaTATCAACATGacacaagtttttttttaatttcttagaTAGTAAACAGACTGTGTTATTAATCTATTAATTGTCAATTTGGTCAATTCTCGTACAAGTGGCTTGGAATCAAACCGATCTACTTCATAACAGCTTctctttttctaaaaaatacgTGATAATCGATATCCGTACTGACTCCAATTCTCACCTCTCTTTGTTTTGCTCAATCACATCGGACCTTTCCTCACTCTTGTTCGAACTCATGCATATCTTTTATTGTtactttttcaaatatattttgtcaCTATATTTCCAATCATACAAATGTGTTCGTGGTAGACTcgctatttttatttaaaatcaagGATCTTGAATTAGTTGTATTGATTTAAAAGACACATCAAAAATGTCATACAAAGTGTATGTTCCCATGAATTGTGCATGCCAATCTCTAACAATTATTTCTTCCAAGACATTATCACTGGTGTTTCATAACTTCTTACATGCCTTTTCTATGACTTTCAATTTTATACCTCATTTTATGTCTATTCTTATTCATGAAACTTATGTTGATTTCAGTTAAGGTTCTTTCTCGTCTTTACTCATATGTGATACTCCCATAAAAACAAAgatttgatatcaataaattttagattgctataattgatttttaattatggCATCGTCATTTGTGAATGCCATGTCTGTGCTCTCATATGCTGGATATGGTCAATTCCaacaaaaaattttatattgggGTATAGGAGCAAAAACTTTGAatacaaaaaaattcatattaagCCAAGTAAAAGGCGGGAACAATGAGAATGTGAGCGATATTGAGAAAAAAGATGATGCTTTGGAAAAACTAAAACCATTGTGGGATGATGGGCACGGGACTGCAACTATAAAGGATTTTCTTGATATagctatatataatatcaagtCTGGTGGCGATGATCAAATTCGATGGTTTTGTCCTATTGAATGTGGGCGTCCTCTCAATAATTCTCCGGTCCTCTTTTATTTGCCTGGTAATCAACCTTATCAACGgtaaattttaaagtatttaatTGATTACTTACAGAGaatttaattgataaatatttatagtgAAGACTTTTTTTGAGCTAGaaaattttatctatttattGAAGATCAGGAAAAGCtgaatttaatttgttttactTAGTTGCACTTGCATGGTGTCTAATTATGTGTATGTGAAATACTATTTTACTTGATGTTTCTGTTAAAGCTAATCTTATGGTTATACTTCGTCGAATATGCATGTATGCGTGAAAGCTCGAAGGCTAACTTTGTTTGGTGAATATAGGGATGGATGGTCTTGGTTCGGGACTTGTTATGCACCACAAAGCTCTTGGCAAGTaagtactatatttttttattgcgCATGTGAATGTAATGTAAGAAAAATATCTATCATCTCTTGAGAGTAGACTAACATAAATAGTGTTTTTGAATAATAGTGTTATAATGAGTCCGAAGTCCTAACTTTGAATAAGGTCTTGAGGTCTATTTGGACATAGTAAAGCTAGACTCCACTTCACTAATGAAGAGAGGCTCGACAACCATCAATGAACTTTTTATATCCATACTTTTTATATAAAGGTTCTCAACTAACTTTTTCTTAGTAAACACTCAAGATCAAAAAATTGGATTCAActtcaaaattaacaaaatttcatgaaattgGCGCAtagtttatttcaaaaatatgaaagaCCTCCAGCCCAaaggtttatatatatttgtaataaaaagttttttttaaagtttgtgcattatcaaaataaataatacaatatatgaatttatagtAATGGTCTGTCGTAAAATTCTCATAAACTGCTCGTAATAATGCAGGGTTTTTGAGGTTTGGTGTCTCCATATTCCTTTTCATGATAGAACATCATTTGAAGgtactatatttttaaattctcatCACTCTAGTATATATGATGTGATCTTTTATTACATTATTGTGCAGTTTGTTCATGAAATACAGCAGATATAAAAATAAGTTCAATGTACCTTTTAGAAATGTGATACAACATATATGATGTTACTAAAGATATTAATGGGTAGGATATGTGTTGACTTTTATTATATTCACGATCCACTCAGCATACGAGAAATACCAGCATATATCCATTATCCTAGCGAGAATTAATATTGTTTACCACCATCCCACCCGTGTAGATGCGGGTTGGAGCGAATATTAGTCAACACCCATTagttatttacttatatttgTTATCATTTTATCGAcagtaacattttttttttgggtgataaatatatatatttaaacttaataattcaaatttttgttaattttgcatatttagtatttataaatgaatatatgtgtataaaaacatattcataattttataattgaattaATAGATATACATgtgtaatatgtatatatgaatagcTCGTAGCTCAAATGCGAAGCTAGAGACACAATATTTTCATCTTGCatatctctgtgtgtgtgtggtgCTGGTGGTGTtgcttggggggggggggggggggggtgtgtTTAAAGTTGAGTATTGTCCGTTATACCTAGTCCCTTCACTAGTTATAATCTTTATTACATGTTTCAACTTTCGgtgaatatttataataaagttTCTAAATGAATTAAAATGTATGTATATTGCATACAGGGACACTATCCACAtcctaataaaaattatatatatgagtgCAAATTTAGTGCTTGTTATTTTATGAAGTCTGACACACAACTATGCAGGTTTAGTGGAATTCGTGGAAAGCACTATAAGGTTGCAACATTCTTTCTTTCCTGATAAGCCGATATATATAGTGGGGGACTCATTTGGAGGATCCATTGCTTTAGCTGTTGCTGCTAATAATCCTACAATAGACTTAGTACTCATATTAGTCAATCCGGGTTAGTTTTCATCATCAAATATTGATGAATTGTTTACTCTGTGtttgaatattaattattttctatATCTAATTTCCAGCTACATCATTTGATAAATCGCCATTGCAACGCTTACTTACTAATGTAGAGTCTTTTGTCGACGAATTTGATAGTGCAATCCCGTATATCCTTAGCATTATACTAGGTACGTTAATTGTTGTTTTCTGTTCTTTACCGGATTAGCCACACATCTTAACTATAACATTTATTCAGGTGACCCATTGAAGGCTGGAATGGTCAACTTAAAAAATAGCAAGCTTAATGGAAATATATTTGGCCAATTTCTCAATAACATAATTGATGTGATGCCAAGTATTCATGTATGTCAACTACTTTATATTTTTACGTCATACGATATCTTAACATCTAAACATCTCTGTTGATAAACATATTTTGAGTAATAACCAACTACATTTTCAAGACAAATACATATTGATATcatatgataaatatatatattaatgtagAACACGCATACATACACAAATATACCTGCACTTAAATTAAAGTATGTCCTTATAATTGATGAGTTATTTTGATCACCTGCTTTAAGATTGTGAATCTACAAGTAAGttcaataaataatcaattttattaGGGGATTTGGAAATTAAATTATAGACGTTAGATTATATCAATATAGATGGATGAGATTTactcttttcttcttcttttttcttcatCAAACACGTTAATATATAGTTACACataatcacacacacacacacacacatatatatcttttatatatacatatattaatccATTATCTTCTCTATTCTCCTTAAACACATACACTAATATGTCATAAAACCaaaaactcatatatatatatatatatatatatatatatatatatatatatatatataagaaaactTATTCCCAATTTTTACGCACCTCTTCTACAACTTTGCACAATCTTATTCAATAGTTGTACACCACATTGTTTAACAGTTTAAAACTAACTTGTTCTGCAATTGAACACAATGTTCACCTTGTtgtaaatcatttttaaaaatattaatgtgaattttCACACTATATTTTCTATTGTTTGAAAAATATGTTTGTAAAAATAATGGCAAAATCACCATAAAAGTTATtggatttttcttaaaaagatgACAAGCAACTATCTCGAACATTTATTAGAGGAAAAAAATCATTACATGATATGTAGTAATATGAACTATACATGGTCATATAATAAACGTAGATGATGAATTATATTTAGGATTATTATGTGCATTTTACTTGGatttatattatcaaattttttcatcATTTCATTGAAAGAGTTGACtataatgatgttatatttATGTCACTCGTtaaatttaaattgaaaataacaaaatacattGTCATCTTactatattttgttatattatcGTATATAATTTTGTTACTATGTTTTCTCATTGTCATCCTAAATTGAGTAGAAGTTTATATCATTTTCACATGACCTATATTAAATTCTAGTCTTGTCATATTTGTTAGGTATTGGCTGATAGTATACCTGGAAGCATTTTCGAGTGGAAGTTAAAACTACAAAAAGCTAGTGATGTTCATTTGAATTATCGTCTTCATACAATAAACGCTGAAGTACTTGTGCTAGCAAGGTTACGATTTTTCTGGTTTCATTATAaatataacacacacacacacacacaactaaAATTAAACCAAGAGACAAAAGGTTGAAAGATTCACTCAAAAATcatgtaataaaatatttttcaataggAAAAGATGTTAGGTCTcgaagtatcgtagaagggtgGATTGAATACGATATTCATTACAAttcaaaaattcttttaaatatttgcGAATAAATAAATTGCGATCCTTGAAGTGGGTGCTCGTTCTTAAGAGTTATAAAGTGTTTTTACGGATATAGCAATTATGAACCAAAACACAAGATTTCAGAGAATATCATTTTATTGATGAACCATGTGGGTGCTAAAAATTTGGTATCTTCGTATCTTCACTATTCATGTGCGAGCATAGTATTATTTACGTGACATGTTCCGATGTTGAGTGATAATTCCTATGCAACAGAAATGGTTGTCTTTATGTTTAGacttataaaagaataaattaaAGATTAAAAATTTGGTATCACATCATCATCATGATTCATTAACttaataattagttttttattatttgatattcgTTTTTAGGAAAATGATGGTTATTATCTTTAGATGAAACTAATCTAGACCTCATAGTttagatatatttaaataaatatattgcctataattttataattatttgttttatattttcatatttaattttaaattatctttaaaaCTTGATGTCCATGTATTAATGTTGAattattgtgttttaaatatTAGTGGGCAAGATGGCATGTTCTTGAGTAAAACTGAAGCTGAACGACTTTCAAGTCTAATACCTAATTGCACTATTCGGTACTTTCAAAATACCAAGCACAACCTTTTAATGGTACATTTGCTCTCCttctctaatttattttttattttcaaattatattcaattattttgtaatgctttttattttatataatgattAATTTTCATGACACATGCTTGTCCATATAATGTCCAAAGTATAGTATTagatttaaaagtaatatttgtTGATTATTGGAACATTTTCTATGTAAATAACATAATTTACATATATCCTGCTAGGATAGTGCCTTGTAattaataaatgtaaaaacacAAACTTTATCATGCAAAATAATGTTATATAGATTTGTAACTCTATTTATACTACACTGTTTTTAAGATAAAAGATCCCATATAATGTAATTATGCTAGTTAAAAATGtttatattgttaaatataCTATTTTCTCACCATGTAAAAAAATTAGTCCCAAGTAAAAATATTAGACAAATAATTTCTTGTTGTTGAGTCACAATTTAATATTCTAATGCTTTAATATTTTTCAGGAAGAAGATATCAATTTGCTAACTATTATTAAAGGTACTTGCAAATATCGTCGATCAAGAACAAAAGATTGGGTCTCAGATTTTTTGCCGCCAAGCATGTCTGAATACAACCATGCATTCAATAAAACTTACGGGTAATTTATCACTACAATATTACAAACTAGTTGATTATCATATTTCAAGTTGTAAACATATATTTAGAAAACATATATttagaaaacataataaaattattctactTGAAATAAACTTATTTTGTAATTGTATATGAATTTAACGGCAATATTAAACCTATAAAAATGTAAATACAGTACTTGTTTACAacaattaaatcaatatttagaaaaatgcaGTCATAATATCATCGtattaatttctaaataaacataaatatatatgagtTAAAATGATTTAGCTGTGTAAATACAATTTTACACAGACTATAATGGTAATTgagttatcattttattttaaactaatatAATCATAACTTAAATATGATATCATGGACCTACATATTACCATGACGTTCCCTGTGCGTGTTATTATGGACCATGATTCCTCATTTTCTCTCATTAGAATATTATGTACTTGACAACATGCTCCTATATGTAACTTTATTACAAATATTGTCATCAGTGTTAAAATTAACTTTCGACCAttatagatattaaaataagtgacaatacacacacacacacacacacacacatatataaaagataaattgTAGCATGTGTACAAGCTTTTACTTCACATACATGGAGTTTTAGATAAAtgaatatgttataatattacattacaTGCAGAATCGTTCGCCTCATTACTAGTCCTGCAATATTCTCAACTATGCAAAATGGAAATATAGTGAGGGGTCTCGATGGAGTTCCCGACAAAGGTCCTGTTATATTAGTTGGCTCTCACATGTTACTGGGTACTGAGATCAGTTCATTGGttcaagaatttttaataaagaaGAATATAATGGTCCATGGCATGGCTTATCGTGAGATCTTTAACCCGGAACTAGAACACCCTTTCAAAATATTTTCACTTTTGGATATTTTTAAAGTGTTTGGTGCATTACCGGTTAGTACAAGAAATATTTGTAAAGTTCTCTCAAGTGATTCACACGTACTTCTTTATCCCGGTGGCTTACGAGAGGCGCTCCATCGTAAGGTATTTTCATGTTCCTCTCATCTCATACGCCTTATGATTCAAGTTAAATATTTACTAAAATGGTTTTTAGTGTACACTCTTGTaagtttgtttattattttaaat of the Daucus carota subsp. sativus chromosome 4, DH1 v3.0, whole genome shotgun sequence genome contains:
- the LOC108218385 gene encoding phytyl ester synthase 1, chloroplastic, which encodes MASSFVNAMSVLSYAGYGQFQQKILYWGIGAKTLNTKKFILSQVKGGNNENVSDIEKKDDALEKLKPLWDDGHGTATIKDFLDIAIYNIKSGGDDQIRWFCPIECGRPLNNSPVLFYLPGMDGLGSGLVMHHKALGKVFEVWCLHIPFHDRTSFEGLVEFVESTIRLQHSFFPDKPIYIVGDSFGGSIALAVAANNPTIDLVLILVNPATSFDKSPLQRLLTNVESFVDEFDSAIPYILSIILGDPLKAGMVNLKNSKLNGNIFGQFLNNIIDVMPSIHVLADSIPGSIFEWKLKLQKASDVHLNYRLHTINAEVLVLASGQDGMFLSKTEAERLSSLIPNCTIRYFQNTKHNLLMEEDINLLTIIKGTCKYRRSRTKDWVSDFLPPSMSEYNHAFNKTYGIVRLITSPAIFSTMQNGNIVRGLDGVPDKGPVILVGSHMLLGTEISSLVQEFLIKKNIMVHGMAYREIFNPELEHPFKIFSLLDIFKVFGALPVSTRNICKVLSSDSHVLLYPGGLREALHRKGEHYKLFWPDKPEFVRIAAKFGATIVPFGAVGEDDMVELLSDYNGRTRNRNYIKLRTEKDGEISYENLSYPNFYPKIPGRYYFLFGKPMRTKGNETLFEEEGYRKYFYMQIKSEVEHSISYLIKKREEDPYRGLLDRTLYRAFSAYMDHDVPSFEP